The following proteins are co-located in the Fluviicola sp. genome:
- a CDS encoding (Fe-S)-binding protein, with protein sequence MMSTIHVPTMAEMMAQGQTPDILFWVGCSGSFDDRAKKITKALVRILNECKVNFAVLGAEESCTGDPAKRAGNEFTFQMQAMMNIQVLDGYEVKKIVTACPHCFNTLKNEYPELGGKYEVIHHTQLIQELINSGKLSLKDGGVFKGKKITFHDPCYLGRANDVYEAPRVLIEKLDAELVEMKRCKTNGLCCGAGGAQMFKEAEKGNKEVNVERTEDALETHASIIATGCPFCNTMMTDGVKNFNKEHEIQVLDVAELIANAAEL encoded by the coding sequence ATTATGAGCACGATACACGTACCGACAATGGCCGAAATGATGGCGCAGGGACAAACCCCGGATATCCTGTTTTGGGTTGGTTGTTCGGGTAGTTTTGATGACAGGGCTAAAAAGATCACCAAAGCACTGGTTCGTATTTTGAACGAGTGTAAAGTGAATTTTGCCGTATTGGGTGCAGAAGAATCATGTACCGGAGATCCGGCAAAACGTGCAGGGAATGAGTTTACATTCCAGATGCAGGCCATGATGAATATCCAGGTATTGGATGGGTATGAAGTCAAAAAAATTGTGACAGCTTGTCCGCATTGCTTCAATACCTTGAAGAACGAATACCCGGAATTGGGCGGAAAATACGAAGTCATTCACCACACGCAACTGATCCAGGAATTGATTAATTCCGGAAAATTATCGCTGAAAGACGGCGGTGTTTTCAAAGGAAAGAAAATCACATTCCACGATCCTTGTTATTTGGGAAGAGCAAACGATGTATACGAAGCACCGCGTGTTCTGATTGAGAAACTGGATGCGGAACTGGTAGAGATGAAACGCTGCAAAACAAACGGATTGTGTTGTGGTGCAGGTGGTGCTCAAATGTTCAAGGAAGCTGAAAAAGGAAACAAGGAAGTAAACGTAGAACGTACGGAAGATGCTCTGGAAACCCATGCTTCTATCATTGCAACCGGTTGTCCTTTCTGTAATACCATGATGACCGATGGAGTGAAAAACTTCAACAAAGAACACGAGATCCAGGTATTGGATGTGGCGGAATTGATTGCAAACGCAGCTGAATTATGA
- a CDS encoding (Fe-S)-binding protein: MIAAIIFSVLLIGGFGWFGVNILKIRSNILLGRDVNRKDKPGERWATMALVALGQKKMFKRPIPAILHLGIYVAFVITQVELIEIIYDGITGSHRAFMASLGGFYTLVISIIEVLSVAALIATIAFLSRRNILKLPRFQKPEMKGFPTFDANLILCMELILVFCIFTMNGADEALYLRGASHASHEAGSFGFAISSWVGPHIFGGMSTETLLVLERIGWWGHWFMVLAFLNYLPYSKHFHILLAFPNTYYSNLEKKGKFTNMEAVTNEVKLMLDPTADPFAAPAPDGGAPQRFGAKDINDLTWKNLMDSYTCTECGRCTASCPANITGKKLSPRKIMMDTRDRMVEYADGKRKNGKDYEDGKSLLFDYITEEEIWACTSCNACVEACPVNIDPLAIIVDLRRYLVMEESKMPTELTGMLTNIENNGAPWQFSPSDRGNWIHED, encoded by the coding sequence ATGATTGCTGCGATTATTTTTAGTGTATTGCTGATAGGCGGATTCGGATGGTTCGGTGTGAACATCTTAAAAATTCGCTCGAATATTTTACTGGGAAGGGATGTGAACCGGAAAGATAAACCGGGGGAACGTTGGGCAACAATGGCTTTGGTGGCTTTGGGACAGAAGAAAATGTTCAAAAGACCCATTCCTGCTATTTTGCACTTAGGGATCTATGTGGCTTTTGTGATTACACAAGTAGAACTGATCGAGATTATCTACGACGGAATAACCGGTTCTCACCGCGCTTTCATGGCTTCTCTGGGAGGATTCTACACCCTGGTGATTTCCATTATCGAAGTGCTTTCGGTAGCTGCTTTGATCGCTACGATTGCCTTTCTTTCACGAAGAAATATCTTAAAATTGCCTCGTTTCCAAAAGCCGGAAATGAAAGGTTTCCCCACTTTTGATGCGAACCTGATCCTGTGTATGGAGCTTATTCTGGTGTTCTGTATTTTCACCATGAACGGAGCCGACGAAGCTTTGTACCTGAGAGGAGCATCGCACGCATCACATGAAGCAGGTTCTTTTGGCTTTGCGATTTCTTCCTGGGTTGGTCCGCATATTTTTGGCGGAATGAGCACGGAAACATTGCTTGTTTTGGAGCGCATCGGCTGGTGGGGACACTGGTTCATGGTATTGGCATTCCTGAATTATTTGCCATATTCCAAGCACTTCCACATTTTATTGGCATTCCCGAACACGTACTACTCCAACCTGGAGAAAAAAGGGAAGTTTACCAATATGGAAGCCGTTACCAACGAGGTGAAATTAATGCTTGATCCGACAGCAGATCCCTTTGCAGCCCCGGCCCCTGATGGCGGAGCTCCTCAACGTTTCGGTGCAAAGGATATCAATGATCTGACCTGGAAGAACCTGATGGATTCCTATACTTGTACGGAATGCGGCCGCTGTACGGCTTCCTGTCCGGCAAATATTACCGGGAAAAAACTTTCTCCGCGTAAGATCATGATGGACACACGCGACCGTATGGTGGAATATGCCGACGGAAAACGCAAGAACGGCAAAGATTACGAAGATGGAAAATCCTTGTTGTTTGATTACATCACAGAAGAGGAAATTTGGGCATGTACTTCCTGCAACGCCTGCGTGGAAGCTTGTCCGGTAAATATTGACCCGCTTGCTATTATCGTTGATTTGAGAAGGTATCTGGTGATGGAAGAATCGAAAATGCCGACTGAGTTAACGGGGATGTTGACAAACATTGAGAACAACGGGGCTCCATGGCAGTTTTCTCCGTCAGACAGAGGAAATTGGATTCACGAAGATTAA